From one Streptomyces sp. NBC_00539 genomic stretch:
- a CDS encoding ScbA/BarX family gamma-butyrolactone biosynthesis protein, translated as MTTATEVATEALPELDYARTVDRLLVHRDALGEVFLTDLQPIGDTRYAAAAQLPRSHAYYGDHLLRPGHHDPLLILEACRQATLAGAHRFFGVPADNKFILTHLSLRLERPELVFVGTSPFRLAMHVRIGKRMEREGRVTGLDYEISLSVGGAVFGSASVGLRFKDPNGYLTLRLNNRDGMALPSSASYPAVTPGAPIAPHLVGRSNPDNVVLLDGVVIGESAQALLRIPARHASLFDHPQDHLPGMVIAEGARQLALLAALEVCGLSASKALLTALDVRFTRFGELEDDTVLSAAVGTSGHRPAEAPVDYTLGGVLAAVDEDEDERRPEDLRVAVEATQKGEVLCTFAFTLTRIPA; from the coding sequence ATGACCACTGCCACCGAGGTCGCCACCGAGGCGCTCCCGGAACTCGACTACGCCCGCACCGTCGACCGCCTCCTCGTCCACCGGGACGCCCTGGGAGAGGTGTTCCTGACGGACCTCCAGCCCATCGGCGACACGAGATACGCGGCGGCCGCACAGCTGCCCCGCTCGCACGCCTACTACGGCGACCACCTGCTCCGCCCGGGGCACCACGACCCCCTGCTGATACTCGAAGCGTGCCGCCAGGCCACCCTCGCCGGCGCCCACCGCTTCTTCGGGGTCCCGGCCGACAACAAGTTCATCCTCACCCACCTGAGCCTGCGCCTGGAACGCCCCGAGCTGGTGTTCGTAGGCACCTCTCCGTTCCGCCTCGCCATGCACGTGCGCATCGGCAAGCGCATGGAACGCGAGGGCCGGGTCACCGGACTGGACTACGAGATCAGCCTGTCCGTCGGCGGCGCCGTGTTCGGCAGCGCTTCCGTCGGACTGCGGTTCAAGGATCCGAACGGCTACCTCACGCTGCGCCTGAACAACCGCGACGGAATGGCCCTGCCGTCCTCCGCCTCGTACCCCGCCGTCACCCCCGGCGCACCCATCGCCCCGCACCTGGTGGGCCGGTCCAACCCCGACAACGTCGTCCTGCTGGACGGCGTCGTCATCGGCGAGAGCGCGCAGGCGCTGCTGCGCATCCCGGCCCGGCACGCCAGCCTCTTCGACCACCCGCAGGACCACCTGCCCGGCATGGTGATCGCCGAAGGGGCCCGGCAGCTCGCCCTGCTCGCCGCGCTCGAAGTCTGCGGGCTCTCCGCCTCCAAGGCCCTGCTCACCGCGCTCGACGTGCGCTTCACCCGCTTCGGCGAGCTGGAGGACGACACGGTGCTGAGCGCCGCCGTGGGCACCTCCGGCCACCGCCCCGCCGAGGCACCCGTCGACTACACCCTCGGCGGCGTCCTGGCCGCCGTCGACGAGGACGAGGACGAGCGGCGCCCCGAGGACCTGCGGGTCGCGGTCGAGGCGACGCAGAAGGGCGAGGTGCTGTGCACCTTCGCCTTCACGCTCACGCGCATCCCGGCATGA
- a CDS encoding aldo/keto reductase → MRYRYLGDTGLSVSELCFGAMTFGGGASFLGAADRNWSEFGTVQDGNVEQMMSQALDAGINFFDTADVYKNGMGEEFFGRTLAKVRDRVIIGTKGRWRITDDPNDIGATRHHLYAAVEDSLRRLNTDYIDLYHIHGFDPRTSLDETLRVLDDLIRSGKVRYIGVSNFAGWQLMKALAVSDRRNLSRFVCYQGYYNIAARDLEREIVPLAVDQNVGITAWSPLAGGFLTGKYRRGEGRPEGSRLSQRTPAESAPLTDENQAYDIVDTMAQVAEERGATVAQVAINWVLAKPGITSAVIGATKPHQLADNLQAMEWTLSEDELARLDKVSETAAPYPYWHIGTVGADRKLPGDVYPA, encoded by the coding sequence ATGCGATACCGCTACCTGGGCGACACCGGACTGTCCGTCTCGGAGCTGTGCTTCGGCGCCATGACCTTCGGCGGCGGGGCCTCGTTCCTGGGCGCCGCCGACCGCAACTGGTCGGAATTCGGAACCGTCCAGGACGGGAACGTCGAGCAGATGATGAGCCAGGCCCTCGACGCCGGCATCAACTTCTTCGACACCGCCGACGTCTACAAGAACGGCATGGGCGAGGAGTTCTTCGGCCGCACGCTCGCCAAGGTCCGCGACCGCGTCATCATCGGCACCAAGGGCCGCTGGCGCATCACGGACGACCCCAACGACATCGGTGCGACGCGCCACCACCTCTACGCGGCCGTCGAGGACAGCCTCAGGCGCCTGAACACCGACTACATCGACCTGTACCACATCCACGGCTTCGACCCGCGCACCTCGCTCGACGAGACGCTGCGCGTGCTCGACGACCTGATCCGCTCGGGCAAGGTCCGCTACATCGGCGTCTCCAACTTCGCCGGCTGGCAGCTCATGAAGGCCCTGGCGGTCTCCGACCGCCGCAACCTCAGCCGCTTCGTCTGCTACCAGGGCTACTACAACATCGCCGCCCGAGACCTGGAACGGGAGATCGTGCCGCTCGCCGTCGACCAGAACGTGGGCATCACCGCCTGGTCGCCGCTGGCCGGCGGGTTCCTGACGGGCAAGTACCGCCGCGGCGAGGGCCGCCCCGAGGGCAGCCGCCTGTCCCAGCGCACCCCCGCCGAGTCGGCGCCGCTGACCGACGAGAACCAGGCCTACGACATCGTCGACACCATGGCGCAGGTCGCCGAGGAGCGCGGCGCCACCGTCGCGCAGGTCGCCATCAACTGGGTCCTGGCCAAGCCCGGCATCACCTCGGCCGTCATCGGCGCGACCAAGCCGCACCAGCTCGCCGACAACCTCCAGGCGATGGAGTGGACGCTGAGCGAGGACGAACTCGCCCGCCTCGACAAGGTCAGCGAGACCGCCGCGCCCTACCCGTACTGGCACATCGGCACCGTCGGCGCCGACCGCAAGCTGCCGGGCGACGTCTACCCGGCCTGA
- a CDS encoding FAD-dependent monooxygenase, whose amino-acid sequence MPGTLEQARTDGAPEPYDVLVVGAGPSGMTAACELLRRGVRVRVIDRAPEPSPFPKALLVWPRSIDLFEDLGVLGELRGAGIQINAFSYFSERRRLAGFDFPQHLSPVCLPQNETERILRERLASLGGKVERGVRLLTLEGVDFSGRIEGAAEVTAVLEHGDGRIERTRAPFVVGTDGAGSAVRAQLGGGFTGSTYESAFALVDARIEGFLPPDQALYYQSSAGALVIVALPGGVFRFFSSLPAGEKVSVERMQKIVDERGPRGVRLTEPVWVSEFRIHARHASEFQLGRVFIAGDAAHVHSPAGGQGLNTGIQDAHNLAWKLAAVLHGQAPCDLLRTYGPERAAVARRVVRDTDIQTRGWMVQKPAAVAARDIAFRLAERSGLFGLYAPVMAGRRLAYPATRATQVPSGRGPCRLRSKLPGGLVVGAVFPRELALPHRIAGPGELPAGWSLVVTCAGDAAAWRTQTRALAAGWPQVRTVDLSAGSARTSTGCGQQGYYLVRPDGHIAAHGHSGDLDRLHTELTWWLGPAAAAAR is encoded by the coding sequence ATGCCGGGCACCTTGGAACAGGCGCGGACGGACGGGGCGCCCGAGCCCTACGACGTGCTCGTCGTGGGGGCGGGGCCGAGCGGGATGACGGCGGCCTGCGAACTGCTGCGCAGGGGCGTACGGGTGCGCGTCATCGACCGCGCGCCGGAGCCCTCGCCCTTCCCGAAGGCGCTGCTGGTGTGGCCGCGCAGCATCGACCTCTTCGAGGACCTCGGCGTCCTCGGCGAGCTGCGCGGGGCCGGGATCCAGATCAACGCGTTCAGCTACTTCTCCGAACGCCGGCGCCTGGCCGGGTTCGATTTCCCGCAGCACCTCAGCCCCGTGTGCCTGCCGCAGAACGAGACCGAGCGCATCCTGCGCGAGCGGCTGGCGAGCCTGGGCGGCAAGGTGGAGCGGGGGGTGCGGCTGCTCACCCTGGAGGGCGTCGACTTCTCCGGCCGCATCGAGGGGGCCGCCGAGGTGACCGCCGTGCTCGAACACGGCGACGGACGCATCGAGCGCACCCGGGCCCCCTTCGTCGTGGGCACCGACGGTGCGGGCAGCGCGGTACGGGCCCAGCTCGGCGGCGGGTTCACCGGCAGCACGTACGAGAGCGCCTTCGCCCTCGTCGACGCGCGCATCGAGGGTTTCCTGCCGCCGGACCAGGCCCTGTACTACCAGTCGTCGGCAGGCGCGCTGGTGATCGTGGCCCTGCCGGGCGGTGTCTTCCGGTTCTTCTCCAGCCTGCCCGCGGGCGAGAAGGTCAGCGTCGAGCGCATGCAGAAGATCGTGGACGAACGCGGACCGCGGGGCGTGCGGCTGACCGAGCCGGTGTGGGTCAGCGAATTCCGCATCCACGCCCGCCACGCCAGCGAGTTCCAGCTGGGACGGGTCTTCATCGCGGGGGACGCGGCGCACGTCCACAGCCCCGCGGGCGGGCAGGGCCTCAACACGGGCATCCAGGACGCCCACAACCTGGCGTGGAAGCTCGCGGCGGTGCTCCACGGCCAGGCGCCCTGCGACCTGCTGCGCACCTACGGGCCCGAACGGGCCGCCGTGGCCCGCCGGGTGGTGCGGGACACCGACATCCAGACCCGCGGGTGGATGGTGCAGAAGCCCGCCGCGGTCGCCGCCCGGGACATCGCCTTCCGCCTGGCCGAGCGCAGCGGGCTGTTCGGGCTCTACGCGCCGGTCATGGCGGGGCGCCGGCTGGCCTACCCCGCCACGCGCGCCACCCAGGTGCCCTCGGGGCGCGGGCCGTGCCGGCTGCGCTCGAAGCTGCCCGGCGGCCTGGTCGTCGGCGCGGTCTTCCCCCGGGAGCTGGCCCTGCCGCACCGGATCGCGGGACCGGGCGAACTTCCGGCCGGGTGGTCCCTGGTGGTGACCTGCGCGGGCGACGCGGCGGCCTGGCGCACCCAGACCCGCGCGCTCGCCGCGGGATGGCCCCAGGTGCGCACCGTCGACCTGTCGGCGGGTTCCGCCCGCACCTCGACGGGCTGCGGGCAGCAGGGCTACTACCTCGTGAGGCCCGACGGGCACATAGCCGCCCACGGCCACAGCGGCGACCTGGACCGTCTGCACACCGAACTGACCTGGTGGCTCGGCCCGGCGGCGGCCGCCGCCCGCTGA
- a CDS encoding alcohol dehydrogenase yields MPDQLTSMQDTVTAQADDEILVAVRAVAPEIDEMIKAEPLPEGWLRGWDVAGVVMRAAPEGFSPKPGDRVVAVATSTEWSSCMALPTEYATVLPDHVSFEQAAALRVAVLTALRLVRSAGTVRGRAVMVTGAGAGIGRLLVELLAALGADVTALVADAGQAAEAAELGAAWATADPAEVTGAFDIVYEAAEAGPAAAGAGLTADGGTVYLYESFAARPVDIGFFRFFGGPEQAGLRHFVFRTATPEDRGLAQLLDLMTTGELSLGPAAVAQPTAV; encoded by the coding sequence ATGCCCGATCAGCTCACCTCCATGCAGGACACGGTCACGGCCCAGGCGGACGACGAAATCCTCGTCGCGGTGCGCGCGGTGGCCCCCGAGATCGACGAGATGATCAAAGCCGAGCCGCTGCCCGAGGGATGGCTGCGCGGCTGGGACGTCGCGGGAGTCGTGATGCGCGCGGCCCCCGAGGGATTCAGCCCCAAGCCGGGCGACCGGGTCGTGGCCGTGGCCACGAGCACCGAGTGGTCGTCCTGCATGGCGCTGCCCACCGAGTACGCCACCGTCCTGCCCGACCACGTGAGCTTCGAGCAGGCGGCGGCGCTGCGCGTGGCGGTCCTGACGGCACTGCGCCTCGTACGCAGCGCGGGCACCGTCCGCGGCCGGGCCGTCATGGTGACCGGCGCCGGGGCCGGCATCGGACGGCTCCTGGTGGAACTGCTGGCGGCGCTGGGAGCCGACGTCACGGCGCTGGTGGCCGACGCCGGGCAGGCCGCCGAGGCAGCGGAACTCGGAGCCGCGTGGGCGACGGCGGACCCGGCCGAGGTCACCGGCGCCTTCGACATCGTCTACGAGGCGGCGGAGGCGGGGCCGGCGGCCGCCGGGGCCGGTCTGACGGCCGACGGGGGGACGGTCTACCTCTACGAGAGCTTCGCCGCGCGGCCCGTGGACATCGGCTTCTTCCGGTTCTTCGGCGGCCCCGAGCAGGCCGGCCTGCGTCATTTCGTCTTCCGCACGGCGACTCCGGAGGACCGGGGCCTCGCCCAGCTGCTGGACCTGATGACCACCGGCGAGCTGTCGCTCGGCCCGGCGGCCGTCGCGCAGCCGACCGCGGTCTGA
- a CDS encoding type I polyketide synthase — MSGRNGATAIAVVGMGCRFPQARGVEEFWDNLIANKDCITDVPAERFDITPYVADRSGTPGRTVSRHGGFLDDPFLFDAGFFGISPAEAASVDPQHRLLLPVVREALEDAGIRPSALAGSATGVYIGQATADYGRHSTADGNSLREAAGSYFRAMASGRLSYDLDLRGPSMMVDTACSSSLVAVHMARQSLLSGETDLAIAGGANIILSPLDAIAFSQAAMLSPDGRCKFGDTSADGFVRSEGIGVVVLSRLEDAERAGYPVLALLPGSAVTNDGRSSGSLIKPAVAGQDDMVRRAWRDAGIEPSDLDYVEAHGTGTPVGDAVELQVLAAAARERGPARGPLRCGSVKSNIGHAEAAAGIAGLIKAVLVARHGVIPASLHLRDPQPLLTDGANRLRLVTGNERLETDGRAAVVGVSSFGLSGTNAHVVVAEAERSPLLPAHGPTELPEGRPAHLLVLSARSEQALRRLAAHWADHLSPGGAGRALPLWDLCATAALHRDAHPFRLWATGADHAELAAALRDVAAGRATERAGTGDADFGTDKRTVFVFPGQGSQWPGMGLSLMATTPAFARAFQECDEAVRGETGRSVREVLASASRDFPDEVGAVQPVLWAMEVALAAVWRDMGVDPDVCIGHSMGESAAAAVTGALTLADAAAVICRRSALMQGTAGQGAMLSVDLSPEQAADVAAQEGGVCVAAENSPTSTVLAGDAAALERIGRRLEREGVFHRPVRVNVASHSPVMDQLRDELLVRLAGIAPREGRVPLHSTVRDCLLTGAELDAAYWMDNMRRPVRFLDGIRRLVKEAAAVFVEMSPHPLLLTSIEDIAMESGGVSAVVASTTRRTADEALALTRSLGAFFAAGGRVDWERWFRGPARQVKLPAYPWDTEVLRRTPAAGPLRPADRVTRISADLTGAVVTLRGLAPVPPVLHLAALHEAVAATAPAGTVVLEDVRVGDLVDVPQDGALTLEVTTGTGAGPLRAEVRTVGDAPRTGLSARVRLDGVPGGQGPGVDPGPGVEGHLAAALGRCATHVTPDRFFAALARRGYVPGPGLRTVRHLWRRDGEVVAQLGRPAASPHAAWEGCLMLLLAAVPVSLPADSTYATASFEQVRFHHPLGDEVWVHARFAPRQSGREARAEVVVRDLEGTVLAEFRGIRLHRLGGGSSRARTPLERVQRSAQRIGDTVRMPMSALTRVVDRLPAGCQHAVLVRQPAQAATAVGPFEAKAAAPAPRPAGVARGPAGGGQDAGEAFLNAAAHVLGMPRDRLDLRRTLQAYGIDSVTAAQLRGRVRRETGRDIALLRLLGEDSLRSLASEVAAARSVRD, encoded by the coding sequence ATGAGTGGACGCAACGGGGCAACGGCGATCGCGGTGGTCGGAATGGGGTGCAGATTCCCCCAGGCCCGCGGCGTCGAGGAGTTCTGGGACAACCTCATCGCGAACAAGGACTGCATCACCGACGTCCCGGCCGAACGCTTCGACATCACGCCCTACGTCGCCGACCGGTCCGGCACCCCGGGCCGTACCGTCAGCCGTCACGGGGGCTTCCTGGACGACCCCTTCCTCTTCGACGCCGGCTTCTTCGGGATCTCGCCGGCGGAGGCCGCCAGCGTCGACCCGCAGCACCGCCTGCTGCTTCCGGTGGTCCGCGAAGCGCTCGAGGACGCCGGCATCCGGCCGTCGGCGCTCGCCGGCTCCGCCACCGGCGTGTACATAGGACAGGCCACCGCCGACTACGGCCGCCACAGCACCGCCGACGGCAACAGCCTGCGCGAGGCGGCCGGCAGCTACTTCCGGGCCATGGCCTCGGGGCGCCTGTCCTACGACCTGGATCTGCGCGGGCCCAGCATGATGGTCGACACGGCCTGCTCGTCGTCGCTGGTCGCCGTACACATGGCCCGTCAGAGCCTGCTGAGCGGCGAGACGGACCTGGCCATCGCGGGTGGCGCCAACATCATCCTCTCCCCGCTGGACGCGATCGCCTTCTCCCAGGCGGCCATGCTCTCGCCCGACGGCCGATGCAAGTTCGGGGACACGAGCGCGGACGGGTTCGTCCGCAGCGAGGGCATCGGTGTCGTCGTCCTCAGCCGGCTCGAGGACGCCGAGCGGGCCGGCTACCCCGTACTCGCCCTGCTGCCGGGCAGTGCCGTGACCAACGACGGACGCAGCAGCGGATCACTGATCAAGCCGGCGGTCGCGGGCCAGGACGACATGGTCCGAAGGGCGTGGCGGGACGCGGGGATCGAGCCGTCGGACCTCGACTACGTGGAGGCCCACGGCACCGGCACGCCCGTGGGTGACGCCGTGGAACTGCAGGTCCTGGCCGCGGCCGCGCGCGAACGCGGGCCGGCGCGGGGGCCGCTGAGGTGCGGTTCGGTGAAGTCGAACATCGGGCACGCCGAAGCGGCGGCCGGCATCGCCGGTCTCATCAAGGCCGTCCTCGTCGCCCGGCACGGCGTCATCCCCGCCTCCTTGCACCTGCGCGACCCCCAGCCCCTGCTCACGGACGGGGCGAACCGGCTGCGCCTGGTGACCGGGAACGAGCGCCTGGAGACGGACGGCCGCGCCGCCGTCGTCGGCGTCAGCTCCTTCGGCCTGTCCGGCACCAACGCACACGTCGTCGTCGCCGAGGCCGAGCGCTCCCCGCTGCTGCCCGCCCACGGTCCCACGGAACTGCCCGAAGGCAGGCCCGCCCACCTGCTCGTGCTCAGCGCGCGCTCCGAGCAGGCCCTGCGCCGGCTCGCCGCCCACTGGGCCGACCACCTCTCCCCCGGCGGGGCCGGCCGCGCGCTGCCGCTGTGGGACCTGTGCGCCACCGCGGCGCTGCACCGCGACGCCCATCCCTTCCGGCTGTGGGCGACCGGGGCCGACCACGCGGAACTGGCCGCCGCACTGCGGGACGTGGCCGCCGGCCGGGCCACGGAGCGGGCCGGAACCGGTGACGCCGACTTCGGTACGGACAAGCGCACGGTCTTCGTCTTCCCCGGGCAGGGTTCCCAGTGGCCGGGGATGGGCCTGTCGCTCATGGCCACCACTCCCGCCTTCGCCCGCGCGTTCCAGGAGTGCGACGAGGCCGTGCGCGGCGAGACGGGCCGGTCGGTACGCGAGGTCCTCGCCTCGGCGTCCCGGGACTTCCCCGACGAGGTCGGCGCGGTGCAGCCCGTGCTGTGGGCCATGGAAGTGGCCCTGGCCGCCGTCTGGCGCGACATGGGCGTCGACCCCGACGTGTGCATCGGGCACAGCATGGGCGAGAGCGCGGCCGCCGCCGTCACCGGCGCACTCACCCTCGCCGACGCCGCGGCCGTCATCTGCCGCCGCAGCGCGCTGATGCAGGGCACCGCGGGGCAGGGCGCGATGCTGTCCGTCGACCTCTCGCCCGAGCAGGCGGCGGACGTCGCCGCCCAGGAGGGCGGCGTCTGCGTCGCCGCCGAGAACTCCCCCACCTCGACCGTGCTCGCCGGGGACGCCGCCGCACTGGAGCGCATCGGGCGGCGGCTGGAGCGCGAGGGGGTCTTCCACCGTCCGGTACGGGTGAACGTCGCCTCCCACTCCCCCGTCATGGACCAGCTGCGCGACGAACTGCTCGTGCGACTGGCCGGCATCGCTCCCCGCGAGGGCCGGGTGCCCCTGCACTCCACCGTCCGCGACTGCTTACTGACGGGGGCGGAGCTCGACGCCGCGTACTGGATGGACAACATGAGACGTCCGGTCCGCTTCCTCGACGGCATCCGGCGACTGGTCAAGGAGGCCGCCGCCGTCTTCGTCGAGATGAGCCCGCACCCCTTGCTGCTCACGTCGATCGAGGACATCGCCATGGAGTCCGGCGGGGTGTCGGCCGTCGTCGCCTCCACGACGCGGCGCACCGCCGACGAGGCGCTGGCGCTGACCCGCTCGCTCGGCGCGTTCTTCGCCGCGGGAGGCCGGGTGGACTGGGAGCGCTGGTTCAGGGGACCGGCCCGGCAGGTGAAGCTTCCCGCCTACCCCTGGGACACGGAGGTGCTGCGCCGGACGCCGGCCGCCGGGCCCCTCCGGCCCGCGGACCGCGTCACCCGGATCAGCGCGGACCTGACCGGCGCGGTGGTCACCCTGCGCGGTCTCGCCCCCGTACCCCCGGTGCTGCACCTGGCCGCGCTGCACGAGGCGGTCGCCGCCACCGCGCCCGCCGGGACGGTCGTCCTGGAGGACGTCAGGGTCGGGGACCTGGTGGACGTGCCGCAGGACGGCGCCCTGACCCTGGAGGTGACGACGGGGACCGGAGCCGGTCCGCTGCGGGCGGAGGTCCGTACGGTGGGCGACGCGCCGCGGACCGGGCTGAGCGCGCGGGTGCGCCTGGACGGGGTGCCGGGCGGCCAGGGCCCGGGGGTGGACCCGGGTCCCGGCGTGGAGGGGCACCTCGCCGCCGCTCTGGGGCGCTGCGCGACGCACGTGACGCCGGACCGGTTCTTCGCCGCGCTCGCCCGCCGTGGTTACGTCCCCGGTCCCGGGCTGCGCACCGTGCGGCACCTGTGGCGCAGGGACGGTGAGGTGGTCGCCCAGCTGGGGCGGCCCGCGGCGTCCCCGCACGCGGCCTGGGAAGGGTGCCTGATGCTGCTGCTGGCCGCGGTCCCCGTGTCGCTGCCGGCCGACAGCACCTACGCCACCGCCTCGTTCGAGCAGGTGCGGTTCCACCACCCGCTCGGTGACGAGGTCTGGGTCCACGCGCGGTTCGCGCCGCGGCAGTCGGGCCGGGAGGCCCGGGCGGAGGTGGTGGTGAGGGACCTGGAGGGTACGGTCCTGGCCGAGTTCCGCGGCATCCGGCTGCACCGGCTCGGGGGCGGCTCCAGCCGCGCCAGAACACCGCTGGAGCGGGTGCAGCGCTCGGCGCAGCGGATCGGCGACACCGTGCGCATGCCGATGTCGGCGCTGACCCGCGTCGTGGACCGTCTTCCGGCCGGGTGCCAGCACGCCGTTCTGGTGCGTCAGCCGGCGCAGGCGGCCACGGCCGTCGGGCCGTTCGAGGCGAAGGCCGCCGCGCCGGCGCCCCGGCCGGCCGGGGTGGCGCGCGGGCCGGCCGGCGGGGGGCAGGACGCCGGCGAGGCGTTCCTGAACGCGGCGGCCCATGTCCTGGGCATGCCCCGGGACCGCCTCGACCTGCGGCGCACCCTCCAGGCGTACGGCATCGACTCGGTGACCGCGGCGCAACTGCGCGGCCGCGTACGGCGCGAGACGGGCCGGGACATCGCGCTGCTGCGGCTGCTCGGTGAGGACAGTCTGCGGAGCCTGGCGAGCGAGGTGGCCGCGGCGCGATCCGTGCGCGACTGA
- a CDS encoding TetR/AcrR family transcriptional regulator: MGDTPATTATQPQGRRERNKLRVKNRIYEAALVLFTQQGYDQTTVDEITERADVARGTFFNHFQRKEDLIAEWGQERRELLREGLEAGGLTNPEDKATRHVLSRCMSILADISVRNPAQTKAMLTAWVRAGFPLHEHPYAAHMFSEFIRAGRERGDVPQDVDVELAGHLLRDIYLGTLYQWTRGPEEDTDLEAALQAACTAVLDGLVPRCASVR, from the coding sequence ATGGGAGACACACCGGCCACCACCGCGACGCAACCGCAGGGCCGCCGTGAACGCAACAAACTGCGTGTCAAGAACCGCATCTACGAAGCCGCGCTGGTCCTCTTCACCCAGCAGGGGTACGACCAGACCACGGTCGACGAGATCACCGAACGGGCCGATGTCGCGCGCGGCACCTTCTTCAACCACTTCCAGCGCAAGGAAGACCTCATCGCCGAATGGGGGCAGGAACGGCGCGAGTTGCTGCGCGAGGGCCTGGAAGCGGGCGGGCTCACCAACCCCGAGGACAAGGCCACCCGGCACGTCCTGTCCCGGTGCATGAGCATCCTGGCCGACATCAGCGTGCGCAACCCGGCGCAGACCAAGGCGATGCTGACGGCCTGGGTGCGCGCCGGGTTCCCGCTCCACGAGCACCCGTACGCCGCCCACATGTTCAGCGAGTTCATCAGGGCGGGGCGCGAACGGGGCGACGTGCCCCAGGACGTCGACGTGGAGCTCGCCGGCCACCTGCTGCGCGACATCTACCTCGGCACGCTCTACCAGTGGACGCGGGGCCCCGAGGAGGACACGGACCTGGAGGCCGCCTTGCAGGCCGCCTGTACCGCGGTCCTCGACGGTCTCGTGCCCCGCTGCGCCAGCGTGCGGTGA
- a CDS encoding phosphatase PAP2 family protein — protein MTRTAPAPTQEPAAESRAARLITDGLEPKNWIIAVTLLTGWHADRLTGVGWGLLAALFCGVVPILFIKWGERRGHWGDRHVRRRQDRLLVIPGIMASVAACIALMATLDAPGEMIALIAAMLVTLVAILAITTVWKVSVHTAVSSGALAMLALAYGPWALAAYPLVALVGWSRVALRDHTPAQVLVGTLLGAATAAPVFALVR, from the coding sequence ATGACCCGCACCGCACCCGCCCCGACGCAGGAGCCGGCCGCCGAATCCCGCGCCGCCCGCCTGATCACCGACGGCCTCGAACCCAAGAACTGGATCATCGCCGTCACCCTCCTGACGGGCTGGCACGCCGACCGCCTCACCGGCGTCGGATGGGGCCTGCTCGCCGCCCTGTTCTGCGGCGTCGTCCCGATCCTCTTCATCAAGTGGGGCGAACGGCGCGGCCACTGGGGCGACCGGCACGTCCGCCGCCGCCAGGACCGCCTCCTGGTCATCCCCGGCATCATGGCGTCCGTCGCCGCCTGCATCGCCCTCATGGCCACCCTGGACGCGCCCGGCGAGATGATCGCCCTGATCGCCGCGATGCTGGTCACCCTGGTCGCCATCTTGGCCATCACCACCGTCTGGAAGGTCTCCGTGCACACCGCGGTCTCCTCCGGCGCCCTCGCGATGCTCGCCCTCGCCTACGGCCCCTGGGCGCTGGCCGCCTACCCCCTGGTCGCCCTCGTCGGCTGGTCCCGCGTCGCCCTGCGCGACCACACCCCGGCCCAGGTCCTCGTCGGCACCCTCCTCGGCGCCGCCACCGCGGCCCCGGTCTTCGCCCTCGTCCGCTGA